The Persephonella hydrogeniphila sequence ATATGGGATGGAAGGTTCTCAGGGTTTGCCATTCCCTGAGCAACCTTTGGAAGGGTCATTTTAATCTTTTTGTCTATTAGATCCTCTACTTTTTCAAGCAGTTCTTCAAACTTTATTACAGGTTCTGTAAGCTCTTCCTCATCTACAGGTTCCACAAACAACCTGTACTTTTTCTTTCCTTTAAAAAATAGAAATCTTTTTTCCTCAACAGTTTCATAATGAAGTATTTTTATATCATCCCCAAGTTCTTTTTTAGCCTTTTCTATAAGCTCTTCAAGATTATTTCCTTCATAAATCTTAATCTCCATACGGATCTACCACTCCTAAAACATTTACTTTAACTTTCGGTTCTATCTCTGCGTAGGATAACACAACATAGTCAGGAAGATAAGGCTCTATAATTTTCCTTACGAATCTTCTTGTAGCAGGTGATGTAAGCAGAACAGGAGTTGCCTGATGGAGAACAAACTGCTGTGCTTTTTCTGTAAGCTGATTGACAAGTTTTTGAACAAAGGTAGGCTCAAAAGGAGGCAAAGAGCCTCCATTTTCCTGAACTTTTTCCATTATGTAATTCTCTGTTTTAGGACCGAGGGTAAGGGCATATAATGTGTTATCTTTCTGGTACATTGAAGTAATCATTCTACTGAGGGATTGTCTCACAAACTCAGTAAGTATCTCAGGATCGTTTGTTTTTGTTATATTATCTGAAAGGGTTTCTATTATTGTAAGCAGATCTTTAACAGGAATTCCTTCTTTAAGTAGGTTCTGTAAAACTCTGTGAACAATGTTAAGAGGTACCTGCTCAGGCACTATCTCTTTGACAACAGGGTATCTTGCAGAAAGGGAGTTAATTAGCTCTTTGGTCTCCATTCTTCCAAGAACTTCATGGGCGTGTTTCTTAATAATCTCGGACAGATGGGTTATTACTACTGTCGGTATGTCTACAACTGTGTATCCCAACATTTTTGCCCTGTCTTTTAAGGATTCATCTATCCAGTATGCATTAAGACCAAAAGCCGGCTCCTTAGTACGTATTCCTTCAATCTCTCCCTTTGTAGTTCCTGTATCTATAGCAAGAAGTTTATCTGGATATATTTCCCCTCTTCCAACCTCTATGTCCCTTATGAGTATTCTGTACTCTCCCGGTTTTAACTCAAGGTTGTCTTTGATATGAATAAGAGGAATTATAATACCTAACTCTTTAGAAAGCTGTTTTCTTAAAGATCTTATTCTTTTTACTATCTCACCGTTCTGGGATTCATCTACGTATGGGATAAGAGCATATCCTATCTCAAATGTTATAAGCTCTGGTTGAGGCAGCATTTCTTCTGGTTTTTCCTCTTTCTCTTCAGCTGTCTTAAGCAGTTCCCTTGCCTGTTCCTCAGCTTTTTCAACCTCTTTTTTCTTAAGCATCTGATTCATCAAAAATGCTGCCACTCCTATTACAGCTGAAAAAAGCATAAAAGGGACAAAAGGCATCCCAGGGACTATTCCCATAGCAAATATAGAAAAAGACGCCATATAAAGAGCCTTTGGAAATCCTGTAAGCTGCTGGAAAACTTCTTTACCTAAGTTTTCCTCAGATACAGCCCTCGTTACCATAAGACCTGCAGCTGTTGAAGTAACAAGGGAAGGAATCTGGGAAACAAGTCCATCACCAACAGTTAGAAGGGTAAAATTCTTGAGGGCTGTCTGCAGATCCATGTGGTGCTGTAATATCCCTATTGCAAGACCTCCTATTATGTTAACAATGGCTATTATGATGCCGGCTACAGCATCCCCTCTGATAAATTTTGACGCACCGTCCATAGCCCCATAAAAATCAGCCTCTTTCTGTATCTGCATCCTTCTTCTCTGTGCTTCTTTCTCATCAATAATTCCAGCGTTAAGGTCTGCATCTATAGCCATCTGTTTACCAGGAAGAGCATCAAGTGTAAATCTTGCTGCAACCTCTGATATCCTTTCTGTTCCTTTAGTTATAACTATGTAGTTAATAGTGACAAGAATTACAAAGACTATCGCTCCTACAATATAAC is a genomic window containing:
- the flhA gene encoding flagellar biosynthesis protein FlhA, translated to MGETLNAFFSRLNQYSDAIIVVLIVAILGAMVLPVPPFLLDILLTASITFSIVILMTTLYVQNPLQLSSFPSLLLLATLFRLSLNVATTRRILLHGNEGPDAAGHVIQAFGEFVVGGSYIVGAIVFVILVTINYIVITKGTERISEVAARFTLDALPGKQMAIDADLNAGIIDEKEAQRRRMQIQKEADFYGAMDGASKFIRGDAVAGIIIAIVNIIGGLAIGILQHHMDLQTALKNFTLLTVGDGLVSQIPSLVTSTAAGLMVTRAVSEENLGKEVFQQLTGFPKALYMASFSIFAMGIVPGMPFVPFMLFSAVIGVAAFLMNQMLKKKEVEKAEEQARELLKTAEEKEEKPEEMLPQPELITFEIGYALIPYVDESQNGEIVKRIRSLRKQLSKELGIIIPLIHIKDNLELKPGEYRILIRDIEVGRGEIYPDKLLAIDTGTTKGEIEGIRTKEPAFGLNAYWIDESLKDRAKMLGYTVVDIPTVVITHLSEIIKKHAHEVLGRMETKELINSLSARYPVVKEIVPEQVPLNIVHRVLQNLLKEGIPVKDLLTIIETLSDNITKTNDPEILTEFVRQSLSRMITSMYQKDNTLYALTLGPKTENYIMEKVQENGGSLPPFEPTFVQKLVNQLTEKAQQFVLHQATPVLLTSPATRRFVRKIIEPYLPDYVVLSYAEIEPKVKVNVLGVVDPYGD